One genomic region from Bradyrhizobium icense encodes:
- a CDS encoding DUF6719 family protein, with protein MPGHGKLPSLVIGALIAAVLGCATTALAQTVSREQDIVDLRLGQRVMVDDGSCPTGQIKEVQGSQMTTSGVLRTRKCIPRLGTKKR; from the coding sequence ATGCCCGGCCATGGCAAACTCCCGTCTCTCGTCATCGGCGCCTTGATCGCAGCGGTGCTCGGCTGCGCAACGACGGCCCTCGCTCAGACGGTCTCGCGCGAGCAGGACATCGTCGACCTCAGACTCGGCCAGCGCGTCATGGTTGATGATGGATCGTGCCCGACGGGACAAATCAAGGAAGTCCAGGGGTCGCAAATGACGACGTCAGGCGTGCTCCGCACCCGCAAATGCATTCCGCGGCTGGGGACGAAGAAGCGCTAG
- a CDS encoding L,D-transpeptidase family protein: MTAAGTVAVAPQADAAAMFYWQDSDSGYYYRPMPTVQPRKPKVRRPSAKTEAVVKETNAKPQGPLIIAVSIEQQKVRVYDANGLFAESPVSTGMKGHSTPMGVFSIIQKHKMHRSNIYSGAPMPYMQRITWSGIALHAGVLPGYPASHGCIRMPTAFAMKMWNWTRMGARVIITPGQITPASFSHPLLVAQKVVPQPLIADDPTTDAPAVKGDKGADAGRAEPSLELRSTVGHAAPLRDHTHTADAGSALPTSAVVTMSDATPPAARVVQPVGDTSSAEAKADASKSEPAISAPGEPTTAAVGNVEPAKVEAPKLEQTKAADGPAEPVKAVADTPVAPAVAPEVKKDTARLPGADKAARAEPPRRPGQIAVFVSRKDSRLYVRESFKPQFDLPVTIAPSDRPLGTHVFTAKVDKTDPNLLRWSVVSLPVTARNAARIDNTDRAARRGKTAGAAPAEAQLLSAANTPAEALDRITVAPEAIARIAEMLTTGSSIVVSDHGINTGGETGEGTDFIVPLRMVQP, from the coding sequence TTGACCGCGGCCGGCACCGTCGCCGTCGCTCCCCAGGCCGACGCCGCCGCCATGTTCTACTGGCAGGATTCAGACTCCGGCTATTATTACCGGCCGATGCCGACGGTGCAGCCGCGCAAGCCGAAGGTGCGCCGGCCGTCAGCCAAGACCGAGGCGGTCGTCAAGGAAACCAACGCCAAGCCGCAGGGGCCACTGATCATCGCGGTTTCGATCGAGCAGCAGAAGGTTCGCGTCTACGACGCCAATGGGCTGTTCGCTGAAAGCCCGGTGTCGACAGGCATGAAGGGTCATTCGACCCCGATGGGCGTGTTCAGCATCATCCAGAAGCACAAGATGCACCGCTCCAACATCTATAGCGGCGCGCCGATGCCTTACATGCAGCGCATCACCTGGTCGGGCATCGCGCTACATGCCGGCGTGTTGCCCGGCTATCCGGCGTCGCACGGCTGCATTCGCATGCCAACCGCCTTTGCCATGAAGATGTGGAACTGGACCCGGATGGGGGCGCGCGTCATCATCACGCCCGGCCAGATCACGCCTGCCAGTTTCTCGCACCCGTTGCTGGTGGCGCAGAAAGTCGTGCCGCAACCGCTCATCGCCGATGATCCGACGACCGACGCGCCCGCGGTGAAGGGCGACAAGGGCGCGGACGCAGGCCGTGCGGAGCCAAGCCTCGAACTCCGATCGACCGTCGGCCACGCGGCGCCGTTGCGCGATCACACCCACACAGCGGATGCCGGCAGCGCACTGCCGACGAGCGCCGTCGTGACCATGTCCGACGCAACGCCGCCTGCAGCCCGGGTCGTCCAGCCCGTCGGCGATACGTCGAGCGCGGAGGCAAAGGCGGACGCGTCGAAATCCGAGCCAGCTATCTCGGCACCGGGCGAGCCCACGACCGCAGCGGTTGGCAATGTGGAGCCAGCCAAAGTTGAGGCGCCCAAGCTCGAGCAGACCAAAGCCGCCGACGGGCCTGCCGAGCCCGTCAAGGCGGTCGCTGATACACCGGTCGCGCCGGCCGTCGCGCCTGAGGTCAAGAAGGATACCGCGCGTCTGCCCGGTGCGGACAAGGCTGCCAGAGCCGAACCACCCAGGCGTCCCGGCCAGATTGCGGTGTTCGTCAGCCGCAAGGACTCCAGGCTGTACGTCCGCGAGAGCTTCAAGCCGCAGTTCGATTTGCCGGTGACGATTGCGCCGAGCGACCGGCCGCTGGGCACCCATGTGTTCACCGCCAAGGTCGACAAGACCGATCCCAACCTGTTGCGCTGGTCGGTGGTCTCGCTACCGGTCACAGCCCGCAACGCTGCGCGGATCGATAACACCGATCGTGCCGCGCGGCGCGGCAAGACGGCCGGCGCAGCGCCCGCCGAGGCACAACTGTTGTCGGCGGCGAACACTCCGGCCGAGGCGCTGGACCGCATCACCGTCGCTCCCGAGGCGATTGCGCGGATCGCCGAGATGCTGACCACCGGCAGCTCGATCGTGGTGTCCGATCACGGCATCAACACGGGTGGCGAGACCGGCGAAGGCACCGATTTCATCGTCCCGCTCCGCATGGTCCAGCCATAA
- a CDS encoding ester cyclase, giving the protein MRSLFIGLIGLLSLAISPALAADAAAQEANKKAVLEFYDAALNRKDFDAAAKFFGPHYIQHNPTAPDGIEGFKAFLGFLRERFPDSRSEIKRAFADGDYVILHVHSVREKGTRGRAIVDIFRLENGKIVEHWDVVQEIPEKAANTNGMF; this is encoded by the coding sequence ATGCGATCTCTTTTTATCGGCCTGATCGGCCTATTGTCGCTTGCCATATCTCCGGCGCTCGCTGCCGACGCCGCGGCGCAGGAGGCCAATAAGAAGGCCGTGCTCGAGTTTTACGATGCGGCTCTCAATCGGAAGGACTTTGACGCCGCGGCGAAGTTTTTCGGGCCGCACTATATCCAGCACAACCCGACCGCGCCGGACGGCATCGAAGGCTTCAAGGCGTTCCTCGGCTTCTTGCGTGAAAGGTTTCCGGACTCCCGCAGCGAGATCAAGCGCGCCTTTGCCGACGGAGACTACGTGATCCTGCACGTCCACAGCGTACGCGAAAAGGGCACGCGGGGCCGCGCCATTGTCGACATTTTCAGGCTGGAGAACGGCAAGATCGTCGAGCACTGGGATGTCGTGCAGGAAATTCCGGAGAAGGCCGCCAACACCAACGGCATGTTCTAG
- a CDS encoding glutathione peroxidase, with the protein MMDRRSMISAALAAVAGMASSRQSLAQAAMSRITAYAFSFPALAGGDIRLSEFAGRPILIVNTASLCGFTPQYGGLQELWTEFGGRGLMILGVPSNDFGGQEPGGTTEITATAQNHHVTFPIAAKAVVKGPNAHPFYRWAAEARPKEVPRWNFHKYLIGRDGYIADVFPESIEPVDTRVKTAIARALAAS; encoded by the coding sequence ATGATGGACCGCAGGAGCATGATATCAGCAGCGCTAGCCGCGGTCGCGGGCATGGCGTCGAGCAGGCAATCCCTGGCGCAGGCCGCCATGAGTCGGATCACGGCTTACGCGTTTTCGTTTCCGGCATTGGCCGGCGGCGATATCAGGCTTTCCGAGTTTGCCGGCCGGCCCATCCTGATCGTCAACACCGCTTCGCTCTGCGGCTTCACCCCGCAATATGGCGGGCTGCAGGAACTGTGGACCGAGTTCGGTGGCCGCGGGCTGATGATCCTCGGCGTTCCCTCCAATGATTTCGGCGGCCAGGAGCCGGGTGGCACGACCGAAATCACCGCGACGGCACAAAATCACCACGTCACTTTTCCGATCGCCGCAAAGGCCGTCGTCAAGGGACCGAACGCGCATCCGTTCTACAGATGGGCGGCGGAGGCGCGACCGAAGGAAGTTCCGCGCTGGAACTTCCACAAATACCTGATCGGCCGCGACGGCTACATCGCCGACGTCTTCCCGGAATCCATCGAACCCGTAGATACACGGGTAAAAACCGCCATCGCGCGGGCATTGGCCGCTTCCTGA
- a CDS encoding CreA family protein — protein sequence MWQAGPASAADEPDLIFRRSTVFKWLSPNDKLATYAVDDPEVEGVACHFTVPEKGGFKGWLGLAEEVSDISLACRQIGPIKFKHKLEQGDDMFRQRRSLFFKKMQIVRGCDAKRNVLVYMVYSDKLIEGSPKNSTSSVPIMPWGATEAAVQKCGEFIQ from the coding sequence ATGTGGCAGGCAGGTCCGGCGTCGGCCGCGGACGAGCCCGACCTGATCTTTCGCCGCTCGACGGTCTTCAAATGGCTGAGCCCCAACGACAAGCTCGCGACCTACGCGGTCGACGATCCCGAGGTCGAGGGAGTGGCCTGCCACTTCACGGTGCCGGAAAAGGGCGGCTTCAAGGGCTGGCTCGGCCTCGCCGAGGAAGTCTCGGACATTTCGCTGGCGTGCCGCCAGATCGGCCCGATCAAGTTCAAGCACAAGTTGGAGCAGGGCGACGACATGTTCCGGCAGCGCCGCTCGCTGTTCTTCAAGAAGATGCAGATCGTTCGCGGCTGCGACGCCAAGCGCAACGTGCTGGTCTACATGGTCTATTCGGACAAGCTGATCGAAGGTTCACCCAAAAACTCAACCTCCTCGGTGCCGATCATGCCCTGGGGAGCCACTGAGGCCGCGGTTCAGAAATGCGGTGAGTTCATCCAGTAA